The Camelus bactrianus isolate YW-2024 breed Bactrian camel chromosome 11, ASM4877302v1, whole genome shotgun sequence genomic interval GTCACACAACAGCCTGGAATCTCCCtaagggcctgggggtggggggcggccaAAGCACAGGGTCACCTCTTGGCCTTACAAGACCCAGAGGACCCAGCTCGAACCAGAGCATAGACAACTGGAGACTGAGTCAGCACAGAGGAGAGAGCGCTAAATTACTAGCCTAGAGCCAGGGTCAGAGTTTTAGCTTGCTCCAGTAACTCACCGAGTGATTGagggccttgggcaagtcacctactTCCAAGACTTTGGGTCTCTGTTTCCATGGTGTGACTATCTGGCCTTGCCCACCTCACTGGCTGTAGGAGGGGGCCTGATAGAAGAGGTGTCCAGCCTCAAGTCTGTCACTGTCTGTGCTCTTGGCCCTTTGAAGGTGGAGGAGTCAGGTAAGGTTAGTGACTGTCCCCCACGCCCATCCCCCACTCCTTCTTGAGCACTATCTGCAGGTATTTAAAAAGAGGAGGGggaaaagaaatgcaacagagaGTATTAATTACATATATGTAGAAATGTAATTATAATATACTCAGTGCTTATTCTGCACCACATTCTCAGCCAAATGTGTTCCTCCCCCCTGCACTGTTCCCCTGGGTCTGAAGTCTCTTTTCTACTGCTTCCAGTAGAAAAGGTGGGAGAGCTGTAATTCCATCCATTGCTAGCACTGGTTTCCCTTAGGCACCTAGAAATCCAGTGAAAGGGTATCAGGGATTCTCTCCAGCTTCTCATGTGAAttagctgaggctcagagacttgtccaaggtcacacagctgggcagTGGATCTATGGGTGAGAGGAGGGGCAGAGTGCGCTTGTGGGGTCGCGTGTGGCCCTGGCCCCGCCTGCCTTTGTGCCAGCCCAGCAGCTCGGCTCCCAGACATTAGCATTCCAATGGCCCTGGGATGCTTTTGTCTGCGGTTGCGATCAGcttcgggggtggggtgggatgggggcagGGCACCATAAATCTACCTGCTTGTGTGTGAGGACCGGGTGGGAAGGGGTGGTGCAAGATTCATGTGCTGTTTTTCTGGAAGGCAGGGCTCAAACAAAGGCAGAAGAAGGGGAAGAGTCCTTCTATCTGAGTGTCTCTGCAGACCCTGCTTGGGACCCTGTTCCACTTTGGGGGAGTTTGGGCACAGGCGATAACCTCAGACCAAAGGAGGCTTCGCAGACACTCTAGCGAAGGCAtagtgggaggagggtgggcttCCAGCAGAGATCCAGAGAAGCTTGACTGATTTTAAAAGCCACTGAAGACAAAATGCccgtggaggggtgggggtgtgtgtgtggtgatggtGATGCTAGGCTAGTTGTATGTGCCACTCACAGAAATGTTTCCTAGCCCTTCTTGATGAGGGAAAGAGACATGGGTGAGATTTATCACCTCGGTGTGGTTCCAAACACCTTGATGGAGCTCATCCTGGGCAAGGAGCCCTAAACCTTCCTCTACCTCCTGACTTGAAGAGTAGAACTGACAGCTCTGGGGGTCAGATCTGCCCTGACCCAAGGTGGGGGCACAGCATTCCAGTTGGTTaaacagtgcttttttttttaattcgtgGGGCAGATGACCAGTCTTTGTGTGTTGGTTGACTAATAGCTCCTTAATGAGCACCCTTATAAGCAGGAGAGGGACTGGCAGTGGGTGCCTCCACCTGGCACCCAGGGCCAACACTTTTCCAGCTTCAGGAAGTTGTTCACACCAAGGGAGTCCTCTGCCTATTTGAACACTACTTCCCACAGCCTTTCACAGGAAGAATCATCTTCCTACCTGAGGACTTCCTCTCTACACTTTTAGTCCAGGGCCAAAATACCACCTTCTCTGGCAAACCTCCCAATCCAGCCACAGGTGACAATCCTACCATCCCTCCTGTGGCTCTTACTTCCACTCAGCACCAGTGTTTTTTAACCTTGAATGATTTTGTCTACATACTTGATATTGTCTCTGGAGGACAGAGATGGGCCTGCCTGATTTTTATGGCTGTCCACCCCTCCCCCTAATCCCCAGTAAGTAGCAGGCTGTGGCTTGGTCTGTGCAACTTGGAGCTGCTGACACCTGCCCGGGCGGTGCCCCAGGTGGAAAATTGGCTGCTGCAAAAGTCACCAATAACCCATTAATCTCCTCCTTCTAGATTAAAGCTGTGAAATGAAACAACACCTTTGTTCATTCGTTTGTTTGCAGCGTCCTCCTAACTGCCCCCAAATCTGGCCCCTGATAACTAAGACATATCTCCTCCCAGCTACCATTAGGGACTTTGGGaataaaggagagaggaaaagttCAGTTTGAAGCAGGGAGGGCATAAGAGACAGATGCAAGACGCGTTAACCCCTGCAAAGTGGCCACCTTTGTGTTCTAACACACTGGAAATCGATATATCCACCTACTCCCAGCCCCTGACCCTGCCACACCCCACTGGGGTTGGACTGCTGCTTCCCTGGGTGCCCTGGGGCTAATCCAAGGAGGCTTCTGGGGTTCAACTTGTAAGGTAGGGTGCCCACCTTCCATTTTCCTGTTTCAGAGAGTCAAGTAGACTCCAAGTTCTTAGAGGTCAGACCTGCTTCCTGGAGGTCCTCGGGGTCTCTGAAGCCACTTAGGGGTGCTCCAGCAGTGCCATGGGGACAAGTTTCAATATCACTGCACATCAGTCTACTTTGGGAGTGATAGCGAACACATGGCTGGAAACCTTGAATAGTTTCTTGATAAGTTTTTCAATCAAGGCTGCCGAGTGTCCAGGAGGTGTCAGAGATTGCAGCTGGACCCTCTACCTTCTCTGCTCCATACCTCTCAGCCCCACAAATGATGACACCATAGCCACAGCACCAGCAAAATGAGCTCAGAAGATGTGCTTGGGCTCTAAGCACTTTGGGAAAATTCCTGTGATGCACAGCCTGCTGGTGGTGTTTCCAAGGGCTCCAGCCCTGCTGTAGTGTTATTACTCTCTCTTCCCTGAATGCAAGTCATTCTAAATCCAGGCTAGTGGCACTGGGAAAAGGGCCAGTGGCACCAATGAGTTGCCCTAGTTGGAGGCTTGTCTTTCTCCTAAACCACTGTTTGGAATAAGATAAGTTGTTGTCCCATAAATAAAACAAGGGGACTGGGCAGTGGTTTTTAAGAGCCTTCCAACTCTTATTTTCTAAGTGTGTATAGCTGACTCAAGTCAACCTGAGAATCCTCAGATCAACCTGAGAATGCCACCTGCCCGGCCTCCAGCCTAGCACCACAGTCTCTCAGACCAGGCCTCAGGAAGGACCCAAGACCCACGGAAAGGGTCTCATCCCTCTCCTTGGACAGAGCCCCCCTACCCTTCCCAACCCCAGTCACAGAGGCTGCTGCCCTCTCTGCACAATCAAGTTACCTTGCTCAGGCTTCTTAAGAATCCTTTTTTATTGGCTCAAAATCTCATTAACCAGTCCCTAAATAATCTTATGTACAGAATATAGACTTTTCCCGCTATGAAATCTCATCAATAAATACAAGTGTGTAAATCAGGGGAGGGGCCATATAATTTACTGGacaaaaattcatttcaaaagaTATCACATAATttacaaactgattttttttcaaagacaagGGTGCTTCAGGTCTCGGGTGGGTGGGTGTTGGGGGAAGCTGCCAGAGTCTGTCAGGCGCTTTCCACTTTCGCCATTCACAGCCTCAtctcctgcccctgggagggcgATGGCTCAGGAAAGTGCACAAGGAGAAGGCAAAGGATCACCTTCGTGGATTAAGGCAGAGTAGAGAGGCCGAAACCCCAGACTTGATAGGGACTAGAAGAGGTCAGCGACGTCTTTGAAGAAGACACTGCCCAACAGGAACCAACGTCGAGAGACCAAATATTGGATTAAGTCACATTTGAGGGTAGAGTGGTaagagacaggcaggcagactTCAGTGAGGGTAGGGTGGCTGAGACGGCGAGTGTCTCCTGCTGTGTAGTGCTACCATTCTAGTCTTCTTTGCAGAAGATTTTAGGGTGGCCGCAGGGAGGGGGCCTAAAATGCAAATAGCCTGCAATGCCCACTCGCGGGGGCAGCGGCAGAGGGTTGCAGCTGGCgcggtaccaaaaaaaaaaaaaaaaaaaaaaaaaaaaaaggaggagggtaGGGATAGAACCCGGCCtgccaccctctctgggcctgggcGAGCCAGAAGCAGGAGGAGCAAGTATGCCCAAGGGCCGCCCCCACCGCCGCTGCCCCACATCTCCGAAGGCCTCcgccctctccctttctcccaccGGCAGACAGGCCCCTTCATAGAAAGTCTGAAAAAGCCAGGGCGCCAGGGCGCAGGCAGACAGGGGAAGCAGGCgcctgcagcccagggccctCCTCCAGCGAGGCGGCAGGGCTCAGGCTGCCCGCCTGGGAGACAGGGGAATAGAGGGAGCCCCAGTCTCCCAGGGAGCTGCCGTCTGGGCTGCCCAGCTCCTCGCAGGGCGGCACAAGTGGCTCCAGCCCGTAAAGGCTGTGGTCCGCTATGCGCAGCGTCTGTGTCAGCGCCCAGATGTAATTGTGGGCGAAGCGCAGCGTCTCGATCTTGGTGAGCTTCGCGTCGTCGGGGAAGGTGGGCAGGACGCCGCGCAGCGCGTCCAGCGCGGAGTTGAGGTTGTGCATCCGATTGCGCTCACGGTCGTTGGCATTCTTGCGCCGGTTCCGTCTCTGCTTGCTCAGAGCCAACTCACTTTTGGGCCGGCTGCGTCCTCCTCGCCGCGCGCGAAGCTTCCTCGAGGCGCCTCGGCAGCCGCCCGCTTCTGCCTCGGCACAGTTCCCCAGCACGCGACTGGGGCTGGGCGGAGCGGATGCGACGCAGGTCACTTTGTCGTCTGAGGCGCCCTGGAAAGTCTGCTTTGTCTCATGGGTCACTTGGACAGCTGGTGCACCAGAGGGATGGGGCGCCATCCTGCGGCGGGGCAAAAGGTAAGGGTAAACGTGGGTCGATCACGCAGTTCCCAATCTCGGGCCGGCTGGGGGAAAAATCGAGAAAAAGCCATCACTCCCCGCTCCCGCCGGACCAGAGGACCCCCTTTTCCCTTGGCCCATCGCTCTGTGGCCTTTACCTTGTTCTATGGCGCAAAGGGTTAGAGAGCGGTGGGCAGTGAGAGCAGCGGTGAGCTGAGCTGGCCTTTTCCTCTGCAAATTCAGCTGAGATGCAGGCGCCCCTTCTGGAAAGTTTCCCCAGCCCCAGAGAAGAAAAGTGTAAAGGGGGTCCCGAGCTTCAGCGCGGCTGCGAGACCATGCGGATTTCCTGAGGCGCAAGTCGTGTGCCCCTTGGCACGCTTTATCTGCTGCTCCTGGGCCAGGAGCGTGCCTGCCCGGCTGCTGCCCGCGCCGCCATCCAATCAGCGCCCGGGCCAGGGGGCCCGCGCCACGCGAGCCCGCTCCTCCCCCGCGGGGCACAGCTGGATTCCGGACAAAGGGCTGGGGCCGaggtcggggggtgggggtggaggggtacGCCGCTCTGTTTGCTTTCTCCCCACGGGCTCTGTCCCAGCAACTCTCGGTTCCTCAAAGAGCCTCGCCCAGTGAGAAGAGCCTCGTCTGGCTCGTGTCTGGCGGCCCCCTAGACTGTTTTGCTCTTATTCTGTCTTTCCTTGATATCTAAACAGACCCCTTCTTGATACCCTGAAGGGGGCTTTGGGAAATGTGTAGGGTATGTCAATACCCGTGTGATTACACATggggaaattgagactcagaaaggAGACAGCTTGCCCCAAATCACTCTGAAAGGACAAGGAGCCAGGTGTCCTGACTACCAGCTTGGAGAAGCGTGTAAAATTCCCAGTGCCATTCTGCTCTCCTGCACTGTGGGTCAGATTAGGAAAAATAGAGGGTGACATTTCACTGACCCTCTCCATTTTGGGAAGGGGGACGGGGCAACCAGAGAGAGAGATCCTGCTTATGTTCCTGCCACTTAGAGACCTTTCCTGGGGATGAGGAGCCCCTCACCACGGTGCCTTGAGATGACATCCAACACTCCTCAGACATAGATGCTTAGAACCTCACCCCTCATCCCCCATCCCAAACCTAAGACATTTCAGTAGTGCCCCAGAGGCGGAGGGTGGCTATTGTGGGACCTCCAGGGGGCATTCCACCACTACCAATTGTGGATAGTATCCTACAAATCTGCCAGGGCCTGCTAGGGAAGAGCTTAGGTGAGAAGGGGTTAGGAAAGGGCGGGGAGTTCACAGTGAGCCCTTTTATCTTCTCAATGCCAGTGGAGTGCTGGCACTGCAAGAAGCAGATCAACTCTTTCTGCCCTTAGTCCTCCTGTCCAAACATAGGAGGGTAGGGGCTGCCGGCCGCTTTGTGGTCCAGCCCCCTGCTGTGATCTAGGCAGAGGTCAGGCGGTGAGCACAGGGATTCCACAAGTCCCTGGTTGGCACTATCTTGAAATCTTTCCAAAATGAGTCTGAACACATCacccctcctttcttcccccacccctcccttttGTCCCCATCCCTCCCTTTTGTCCCTGTTTCAGACACCCTGTGGTCTTCTGCTTCCAGTCACTCAGGGTGAGGAGGATCACAGCTTCTGCTCCTCTCCCTTGACTGC includes:
- the NEUROG3 gene encoding neurogenin-3, encoding MAPHPSGAPAVQVTHETKQTFQGASDDKVTCVASAPPSPSRVLGNCAEAEAGGCRGASRKLRARRGGRSRPKSELALSKQRRNRRKNANDRERNRMHNLNSALDALRGVLPTFPDDAKLTKIETLRFAHNYIWALTQTLRIADHSLYGLEPLVPPCEELGSPDGSSLGDWGSLYSPVSQAGSLSPAASLEEGPGLQAPASPVCLRPGALAFSDFL